The Nocardioides campestrisoli genome includes a window with the following:
- a CDS encoding class I adenylate-forming enzyme family protein produces the protein MSATLDRLFAHAGARFADNVAVTRGDRSRTFAEVIDQGWRLAHVLRSAGLVPGDKVAAMLGIRVESLEVYVGLALGGYTAVHVNDRLTAPELDHVLTDSGARALVTTDGVDAVAATADEVPGLAAWVSVSEKVPAGALDYAAATAAADPTPTPVDLDPESTALIAYTSGTTGFPKGVLVSHRAVTNCIKLVPYAYRFPLQGHCAFPGGWSFASGLWGVIFPHFYTGGTVSFTAGMTPQEWGAHMVENRSTFTLGLTPLIPGLLQALAAYPAALGTLQGVLHSGGPLPPELAQDLVAVIGDRLVETWGMTEVIGPITITNRTDWSGLGGADDIFASVGRPLPTASVRVVDDQGNDLPPGEVGELLIEADTCFSGYHGNPEKTAQALRDGWYHTGDLGYADAAGYLYLTGRSQELIISGGANVYPAEVERVLLQHDDVVDVAVFGEPDERWGEAVSAAVVRRAGSELGDEELKSFARARLAGYKKPGHVYFVDELPRNASMKVMKHVLKENLAGTDAVGSAERNAS, from the coding sequence ATGAGTGCCACCCTCGACCGGCTCTTCGCCCACGCGGGGGCCCGGTTCGCCGACAACGTCGCGGTCACCCGCGGCGACCGCAGCCGCACCTTCGCCGAGGTGATCGACCAGGGCTGGCGGCTCGCGCACGTGCTGCGCTCGGCCGGGCTGGTGCCCGGCGACAAGGTGGCCGCCATGCTCGGGATCCGGGTGGAGTCCCTGGAGGTCTACGTCGGTCTCGCGCTCGGTGGCTACACCGCCGTCCACGTCAACGACCGGCTCACCGCGCCCGAGCTGGACCACGTGCTGACCGACTCCGGTGCGCGGGCGCTGGTCACCACCGACGGGGTCGACGCGGTCGCGGCGACCGCGGACGAGGTGCCCGGGCTCGCCGCGTGGGTCTCGGTCTCCGAGAAGGTCCCCGCCGGGGCCCTCGACTACGCCGCCGCCACCGCCGCGGCCGACCCGACCCCGACGCCGGTCGACCTCGACCCGGAGTCGACCGCGCTGATCGCCTACACCTCCGGCACCACCGGCTTCCCCAAGGGCGTGCTGGTCTCGCACCGAGCGGTGACCAACTGCATCAAGCTGGTGCCCTACGCCTACCGGTTCCCCCTGCAGGGCCACTGCGCGTTCCCCGGCGGCTGGTCCTTCGCCTCCGGGCTGTGGGGCGTGATCTTCCCGCACTTCTACACCGGCGGCACCGTCTCGTTCACCGCCGGCATGACGCCGCAGGAGTGGGGGGCGCACATGGTGGAGAACCGGAGCACCTTCACCCTGGGGCTGACCCCGCTGATCCCCGGCCTGCTGCAGGCCCTGGCGGCGTACCCGGCGGCGCTGGGCACCCTGCAGGGCGTCCTGCACTCCGGCGGCCCGCTGCCCCCCGAGCTGGCCCAGGACCTGGTCGCGGTGATCGGGGACCGGCTGGTGGAGACCTGGGGGATGACCGAGGTGATCGGTCCGATCACCATCACCAACCGCACGGACTGGTCCGGTCTCGGCGGCGCCGACGACATCTTCGCCTCGGTCGGTCGGCCCCTGCCGACGGCCTCGGTGCGGGTGGTCGACGACCAGGGGAACGACCTGCCGCCCGGCGAGGTCGGCGAGCTGCTGATCGAGGCGGACACCTGCTTCTCCGGCTACCACGGCAACCCGGAGAAGACGGCGCAGGCGCTGCGAGACGGGTGGTACCACACCGGGGACCTCGGGTACGCCGACGCGGCGGGCTACCTCTACCTCACCGGTCGCTCGCAGGAGCTGATCATCTCGGGCGGGGCGAACGTCTACCCGGCCGAGGTCGAGCGGGTCCTGCTCCAGCACGACGACGTGGTCGACGTCGCGGTCTTCGGCGAGCCCGACGAGCGCTGGGGCGAGGCGGTCTCGGCCGCGGTCGTGCGGCGGGCGGGCTCCGAGCTGGGTGACGAGGAGCTCAAGTCGTTCGCCCGCGCGCGGCTGGCCGGCTACAAGAAGCCGGGCCACGTCTACTTCGTGGACGAGCTGCCGCGCAACGCCAGCATGAAGGTGATGAAGCACGTCCTGAAGGAGAACCTCGCCGGCACCGACGCCGTCGGGTCGGCAGAGAGGAACGCGTCATGA
- a CDS encoding acyl-CoA dehydrogenase family protein, with amino-acid sequence MWELRDPEHELIARSIRERISGFDDDYWARCDREHEFPWDFFNALAADGWIGLAIPEEFGGGGRGVTEAAILLREVAASGGAMNACTALHMNIFGLQPVIKFGNERLKETFLPRAAEGELHVAFAVTEPDSGTDTSQIKTRAVRDGDGWRISGQKIWTSKALESSHALMLARTSPAPEDPARRFEGLSLFFIDLDPDHVDIRPIPKVGRNAVASCETFYDNLPVESWRLVGEEGKGFKHILSGLNPERILIASEAVGIGIAALRRAVDYASVREVFDRPIGANQALSHPLADSYAQVAAAWEMTMIAAARYDAGESCGAEANTAKYLAADAGYTAADRAMQTHGGVGYAHEYHVERYWREARVMRLAPVSQEMSLNFLAQNVLGLPRSY; translated from the coding sequence GTGTGGGAGCTTCGTGACCCCGAGCACGAGCTGATCGCCCGCAGCATCCGCGAGCGGATCAGCGGCTTCGACGACGACTACTGGGCCCGCTGCGACCGCGAGCACGAGTTCCCCTGGGACTTCTTCAACGCGCTGGCGGCCGACGGGTGGATCGGCCTGGCCATCCCCGAGGAGTTCGGCGGCGGCGGCCGCGGGGTCACCGAGGCGGCGATCCTGCTCCGTGAGGTGGCCGCGTCGGGCGGTGCGATGAACGCCTGCACCGCGCTGCACATGAACATCTTCGGCCTCCAGCCGGTGATCAAGTTCGGCAACGAGCGGCTGAAGGAGACCTTCCTGCCGCGAGCCGCGGAGGGCGAGCTGCACGTGGCGTTCGCGGTCACCGAGCCCGACTCCGGCACCGACACCTCGCAGATCAAGACCCGGGCCGTCCGCGACGGCGACGGCTGGCGCATCTCGGGGCAGAAGATCTGGACCTCCAAGGCGCTGGAGTCCTCGCACGCGCTGATGCTCGCGCGTACCTCCCCGGCCCCCGAGGACCCGGCCCGGCGCTTCGAGGGGCTCAGCCTCTTCTTCATCGACCTGGACCCCGACCACGTCGACATCCGGCCGATCCCGAAGGTCGGGCGCAACGCGGTCGCCAGCTGCGAGACCTTCTACGACAACCTGCCCGTCGAGTCGTGGCGGTTGGTCGGGGAGGAGGGCAAGGGGTTCAAGCACATCCTCTCGGGCCTGAACCCCGAGCGGATCCTGATCGCCTCGGAGGCGGTCGGCATCGGCATCGCGGCGCTGCGCCGCGCGGTCGACTACGCCTCGGTGCGCGAGGTCTTCGACCGGCCGATCGGGGCCAACCAGGCGCTCAGCCACCCGCTGGCCGACTCCTACGCCCAGGTCGCTGCCGCCTGGGAGATGACGATGATCGCCGCCGCCCGCTACGACGCGGGTGAGTCCTGCGGTGCCGAGGCCAACACGGCGAAGTACCTCGCCGCCGACGCCGGCTACACCGCCGCCGACCGGGCGATGCAGACCCACGGCGGCGTGGGCTACGCCCACGAGTACCACGTGGAGCGCTACTGGCGCGAGGCCCGGGTCATGCGCCTGGCCCCGGTCAGCCAGGAGATGTCGCTGAACTTCCTGGCCCAGAACGTGCTCGGCCTGCCGCGCAGCTACTGA
- a CDS encoding SDR family NAD(P)-dependent oxidoreductase gives MSNEIRLDGQVAVVTGAGRGLGREHALLLAARGAAVVVNDMAVDGSSPADDVVAEIREAGGTAVANHTPVGTLEAGEEIVAQATEEFGRLDVLVNNAGLLRDMSMAKLTVADTDLVLKVHLGGTIWTTKAAWATFVEQGHGRVVNTTSAAGIFGNFGQTNYAAAKAGIIGVTRTLAVEGARKGIHVNAIEPGARTRMTENLLGDLAEHVDPALVAPLVVWLAAHDCTSNGEVYNVGGGRVARVVTAQTPGLFSRELTPEVLRDGWDEVNDLDRAQVVPGFVEELEILRDFLAGSTV, from the coding sequence ATGAGCAACGAGATCAGGCTCGACGGCCAGGTGGCCGTCGTCACCGGCGCCGGCCGAGGGCTCGGCCGCGAGCACGCCCTGCTGCTGGCGGCGCGGGGAGCCGCCGTGGTGGTCAACGACATGGCGGTGGACGGGAGCTCGCCGGCCGACGACGTGGTCGCCGAGATCCGCGAGGCGGGCGGCACCGCGGTGGCCAACCACACCCCGGTCGGCACGCTGGAGGCGGGTGAGGAGATCGTGGCCCAGGCCACGGAGGAGTTCGGCCGGTTGGACGTGCTCGTCAACAACGCCGGGCTGCTGCGGGACATGTCGATGGCCAAGCTCACCGTGGCCGACACCGACCTGGTGCTCAAGGTGCACCTGGGTGGGACCATCTGGACCACGAAGGCCGCCTGGGCGACCTTCGTGGAGCAGGGCCACGGCCGGGTGGTGAACACCACCTCGGCCGCCGGGATCTTCGGCAACTTCGGCCAGACCAACTACGCCGCCGCCAAGGCCGGGATCATCGGCGTCACCCGCACGCTGGCGGTCGAGGGTGCGCGCAAGGGGATCCACGTGAACGCGATCGAGCCGGGAGCGCGCACCCGGATGACCGAGAACCTGCTCGGCGACCTGGCCGAGCACGTGGACCCGGCGCTGGTGGCCCCGCTGGTGGTGTGGCTGGCGGCCCACGACTGCACCAGCAACGGCGAGGTCTACAACGTCGGCGGCGGCCGGGTGGCCCGCGTCGTCACCGCGCAGACCCCCGGCCTCTTCTCCCGCGAGCTGACCCCGGAGGTGCTGCGGGACGGCTGGGACGAGGTCAACGACCTCGACCGGGCGCAGGTCGTGCCCGGGTTCGTGGAGGAGCTGGAGATCCTTCGCGACTTCCTCGCCGGCAGCACCGTCTGA
- a CDS encoding thiolase family protein: MNDVVISGVGMHAFGKHLDLSMKELGRVATEAALADAGVGVPDIEAMFFSNALAGLITGQECIRGEIVGYPMGLAGIPIHNVENACASGGNALHLAWMAVASGMYETVLALGVEKANHPDKTKTFAAFGAGMDVEERFATADGAGEKRTPFVDRQARLASTLFDDRGVTLEGLARVTARSLEAARLNPFAHRRFGATWREVLEAREAVAPLTVLMSSPISDGAAAVVVTSRPDKVADPRSINVLASRMATRPPKDAVDAPNAVEASGIAAYEQAGLGPADMDLAEVHDASVAYELMAWTDLGLCRPGEEQRWAMEGVTDVGGAMPVNRSGGLVGRGHALGASGLAQVHDVVAQLRGEAGDLQLPEDPRTALVQIGGGVVDWLTAASSVHILGRHR, from the coding sequence ATGAACGACGTCGTGATCAGCGGTGTCGGGATGCACGCCTTCGGCAAGCACCTCGACCTCTCCATGAAGGAGCTCGGCCGGGTCGCCACCGAGGCCGCGCTCGCCGACGCCGGCGTCGGTGTGCCGGACATCGAGGCGATGTTCTTCTCCAACGCCCTCGCGGGCCTGATCACCGGTCAGGAGTGCATCCGCGGGGAGATCGTGGGCTACCCGATGGGCCTGGCGGGCATCCCGATCCACAACGTGGAGAACGCCTGCGCCTCGGGCGGGAACGCCCTGCACCTGGCGTGGATGGCGGTGGCCTCCGGCATGTACGAGACGGTGCTCGCGCTCGGTGTGGAGAAGGCCAACCACCCCGACAAGACCAAGACCTTCGCCGCGTTCGGCGCCGGGATGGACGTGGAGGAGCGGTTCGCCACGGCGGACGGCGCGGGGGAGAAGCGGACCCCCTTCGTCGACCGCCAGGCCCGCCTGGCCTCCACCCTGTTCGACGACCGCGGCGTGACTCTCGAGGGTCTCGCCCGGGTGACCGCCCGCTCGCTGGAGGCGGCCCGGCTCAACCCGTTCGCGCACCGCCGGTTCGGCGCCACCTGGCGCGAGGTGCTCGAGGCGCGCGAGGCGGTCGCTCCGCTGACCGTGCTGATGAGCTCGCCGATCAGCGACGGCGCGGCCGCAGTGGTCGTGACCAGCCGCCCCGACAAGGTCGCCGACCCCCGGTCGATCAACGTGCTCGCCTCGCGGATGGCGACCCGGCCGCCGAAGGACGCGGTCGACGCGCCCAACGCGGTCGAGGCATCCGGCATTGCGGCCTACGAGCAGGCCGGGCTGGGCCCCGCCGACATGGACCTCGCCGAGGTGCACGACGCGTCGGTGGCCTACGAGCTGATGGCCTGGACCGACCTCGGCCTCTGCCGCCCGGGCGAGGAGCAGCGGTGGGCCATGGAGGGCGTGACCGACGTCGGCGGTGCCATGCCGGTCAACCGCTCCGGCGGGCTGGTCGGCCGCGGCCACGCGCTCGGAGCCAGCGGCCTGGCCCAGGTGCACGACGTCGTCGCCCAGCTCCGTGGGGAGGCTGGCGACCTCCAGCTGCCCGAGGACCCGCGCACCGCGCTGGTCCAGATCGGCGGCGGCGTCGTCGACTGGCTGACCGCCGCCTCCTCGGTGCACATCCTGGGTCGGCACCGATGA
- a CDS encoding ABC transporter ATP-binding protein yields the protein MLHVSRLCAAHGAVQAVRDVDLEVGAGSLVALIGSNGAGKTTTLNSIAGLHKPSSGSVLVGGRDITGWPCHKVVRGGVALVAEGRRVAPPLTVMENLRLAAASRRSDRREFEAELERVFDLFPRLADRKDQYAALMSGGEQQMLAFGRALMTKPAVLLLDEPSMGLAPSIVDILFDSITTLHESGATILLVEQNAELALAVSDRVYVMQRGQIVATGTPEQVRERSEVMSALFG from the coding sequence ATGCTGCACGTATCGCGACTCTGCGCCGCGCACGGCGCGGTCCAGGCGGTTCGTGACGTCGACCTGGAGGTCGGTGCGGGGTCGCTGGTCGCCCTGATCGGCTCCAACGGCGCGGGCAAGACGACGACGCTCAACTCGATCGCCGGTCTGCACAAGCCCTCCTCGGGCAGCGTGCTGGTCGGCGGCCGGGACATCACCGGGTGGCCCTGCCACAAGGTGGTGCGGGGCGGGGTGGCGCTGGTGGCCGAGGGCCGCCGGGTCGCGCCGCCGCTCACGGTGATGGAGAACCTCCGGCTGGCCGCAGCCAGCCGGCGAAGCGACCGGCGGGAGTTCGAGGCCGAGCTGGAGCGGGTCTTCGACCTGTTCCCGCGGCTCGCGGACCGCAAGGACCAGTACGCCGCGCTGATGAGCGGCGGCGAGCAGCAGATGCTCGCCTTCGGTCGGGCGCTGATGACCAAGCCGGCCGTGCTGCTGCTCGACGAGCCGTCGATGGGCCTGGCCCCCTCGATCGTCGACATCCTCTTCGACTCGATCACCACGCTGCACGAGTCCGGGGCGACGATCCTGCTGGTCGAGCAGAACGCCGAGCTGGCCCTGGCGGTCAGCGACCGGGTCTACGTGATGCAGCGCGGCCAGATCGTCGCGACCGGCACCCCCGAGCAGGTCCGCGAGCGCTCCGAGGTGATGAGCGCCCTCTTCGGGTGA
- a CDS encoding LLM class F420-dependent oxidoreductase gives MKIGISEWFSGQGPRGGTWSMDAARLIEELGYSSVWMPEHVVFFPEYRSEYPYESGGAAEVHRTLGVHDPLILGAAIAAATQRVRIGTYVFVVPQRNPIVTARQVASLDQLSGGRFEFGVGVGWSEEEYDALDVPFERRGARMNEYLAAMRELWADQEVSEFSGEFVQFEPLYCFPKPAQARLPIIVGGNSDSALRRIAKYGDGWAGYSRTYDDIAQFLEKLEVELERHGRSRDELSLKVGRRSKGKTEKDWEDDAEYIRRCAELGLDEVVVSPRIGDENYEADMRRYAEIVGLL, from the coding sequence ATGAAGATCGGCATCAGCGAGTGGTTCTCGGGGCAGGGCCCCCGAGGGGGGACGTGGTCCATGGACGCGGCCCGCCTGATCGAGGAGCTGGGCTACAGCTCGGTGTGGATGCCCGAGCACGTGGTCTTCTTCCCCGAGTACCGCTCGGAGTACCCCTACGAGTCGGGCGGCGCGGCCGAGGTGCACCGCACCCTCGGCGTGCACGACCCGCTGATCCTGGGCGCGGCGATCGCCGCCGCGACCCAGCGGGTCCGGATCGGCACCTACGTCTTCGTCGTTCCGCAGCGGAACCCGATCGTCACCGCGCGCCAGGTTGCCTCCCTCGACCAGCTCAGCGGCGGACGGTTCGAGTTCGGCGTCGGGGTCGGCTGGTCCGAGGAGGAGTACGACGCGCTGGACGTGCCGTTCGAGCGTCGGGGTGCCCGGATGAACGAGTACCTCGCGGCGATGCGCGAGCTCTGGGCGGACCAGGAGGTCTCGGAGTTCTCCGGGGAGTTCGTCCAGTTCGAGCCGCTCTACTGCTTCCCCAAGCCGGCCCAGGCGCGGCTGCCGATCATCGTCGGCGGCAACTCCGACTCCGCCCTGCGCCGGATCGCCAAGTACGGCGACGGCTGGGCCGGCTACAGCCGCACCTACGACGACATCGCGCAGTTCCTGGAGAAGCTCGAGGTCGAGCTCGAGCGCCACGGCCGGAGCCGGGACGAGCTCTCGCTCAAGGTCGGGCGGCGCAGCAAGGGCAAGACCGAGAAGGACTGGGAGGACGACGCCGAGTACATCCGCCGCTGTGCCGAGCTCGGTCTCGACGAGGTCGTGGTCTCGCCCCGGATCGGGGACGAGAACTACGAGGCCGACATGCGCCGCTACGCCGAGATCGTGGGCCTGTTGTGA
- a CDS encoding amidohydrolase family protein — protein MTGVVDAHMHVWDATWLPEGLRMAWARQGAGRRLPERTPEEVFPRVAVGQSDPDASLTMAAFDRAGVSAGVIPVVDWTIVGAPGGQHLPVRQLNARYEEVCAANEGRLWFCGALDPRHPDAREIFEAAVQHPHLRGFKLYPAAGWDLTDPAHRWFVEGILERDLTAVVHCSPLGGDPLEVRRCRPAEVAALLAQHPTLRTSFAHAGIEAWWAEALDCATGWQHAYLELSLWQRVALDDYAEFRRRVRRMRDQVGPHRLVFGSDIIRGPKEDPDGAHLAQWVELARGLAEPWQGQAPVLSADELDLFLTGNAVRLFDLEVSA, from the coding sequence ATGACCGGAGTGGTCGACGCCCACATGCACGTGTGGGACGCCACCTGGCTGCCCGAGGGGCTGCGGATGGCCTGGGCCCGTCAGGGCGCCGGCCGCCGGCTGCCGGAGCGGACGCCCGAGGAGGTCTTTCCCCGGGTCGCCGTCGGGCAGAGCGACCCCGACGCGTCCCTGACGATGGCCGCCTTCGACCGCGCCGGTGTCAGCGCCGGGGTGATCCCCGTCGTCGACTGGACCATCGTCGGCGCCCCGGGCGGCCAGCACCTTCCCGTGCGGCAGCTCAACGCGCGGTACGAGGAGGTGTGCGCGGCGAACGAGGGCCGGCTCTGGTTCTGCGGTGCCCTGGACCCTCGTCACCCTGACGCCCGGGAGATCTTCGAGGCCGCGGTGCAGCACCCGCACCTGCGCGGGTTCAAGCTCTATCCCGCGGCCGGCTGGGACCTGACCGACCCGGCCCACCGCTGGTTCGTCGAGGGGATCCTCGAGCGCGACCTGACCGCCGTCGTCCACTGCTCGCCGCTGGGCGGGGACCCGCTGGAGGTCCGCCGGTGCCGTCCCGCCGAGGTCGCCGCGCTGCTGGCCCAGCACCCCACGTTGCGCACCTCGTTCGCGCACGCCGGGATCGAGGCCTGGTGGGCCGAGGCGCTCGACTGCGCGACCGGCTGGCAGCACGCCTACCTCGAGCTGTCGCTGTGGCAGCGGGTCGCGCTGGACGACTACGCGGAGTTCCGCCGCCGAGTACGCCGGATGCGCGACCAGGTCGGGCCGCACCGGCTGGTCTTCGGCTCCGACATCATCCGCGGTCCCAAGGAGGACCCCGACGGCGCGCACCTGGCGCAGTGGGTGGAGCTCGCCCGCGGCCTGGCCGAGCCCTGGCAGGGCCAGGCGCCGGTCCTCTCCGCCGACGAGCTCGACCTCTTCCTCACCGGCAACGCCGTCCGACTCTTCGACCTGGAGGTAAGTGCATGA
- a CDS encoding branched-chain amino acid ABC transporter permease: MSTTAWITTLQFAGVNAIFALSIYASLWTGVLSLAPVFFGAVSAFTMGYLAGVFGFSPVVGLLIGLAVGAALGVVTAGLVLRLDSHYLAMATIAMVLIGRVLILNLPDYTGGAAGTLVPGELGTWVWLAVTLGLSAWVVARLAGSRFGLAADAVREDEAVAQTLAINPRRIQLVGFVISGALAGVAGVMQASFLQYIGPDTFYTHLGFVTLAAVVLGGAFHWAGPIVGAVVFTILPELLRQPMGEYDSLVTGILLVVIIIYVPRGLVDLRRLRLLRRGPRGADADGPGASTPAGTVPAGAEPEGVR; this comes from the coding sequence GTGAGCACCACCGCTTGGATCACCACCCTGCAGTTCGCCGGGGTGAACGCCATCTTCGCGCTCAGCATCTACGCGTCCCTGTGGACCGGGGTGCTCAGCCTGGCACCGGTCTTCTTCGGCGCCGTGAGCGCCTTCACCATGGGCTACCTGGCCGGCGTCTTCGGCTTCTCGCCCGTCGTCGGGCTGCTGATCGGCCTGGCGGTGGGCGCCGCCCTGGGCGTCGTCACGGCTGGCCTGGTGCTGCGGCTCGACAGCCACTACCTGGCCATGGCCACCATCGCGATGGTGCTCATCGGCCGGGTGCTGATCCTCAACCTCCCCGACTACACCGGCGGCGCGGCCGGCACCCTGGTGCCGGGCGAGCTCGGCACCTGGGTCTGGCTGGCCGTCACCCTGGGCCTCTCGGCCTGGGTGGTGGCCAGGCTCGCCGGCTCCCGGTTCGGGCTGGCCGCCGACGCGGTCCGCGAGGACGAGGCGGTGGCCCAGACCCTGGCGATCAACCCGCGCCGGATCCAGCTGGTCGGCTTCGTCATCTCCGGCGCCCTGGCGGGCGTGGCCGGCGTGATGCAGGCCAGCTTCCTGCAGTACATCGGGCCGGACACCTTCTACACCCACCTCGGCTTCGTCACCCTGGCCGCCGTGGTCCTCGGCGGCGCCTTCCACTGGGCCGGACCGATCGTGGGCGCGGTGGTCTTCACGATCCTGCCCGAGCTGCTGCGCCAGCCGATGGGCGAGTACGACTCGCTGGTCACCGGGATCCTTCTCGTCGTCATCATCATCTACGTCCCGCGCGGCCTGGTCGACCTGCGTCGCCTGCGCCTGCTGCGACGTGGCCCCCGTGGGGCGGACGCCGACGGTCCAGGTGCCAGCACCCCGGCGGGGACGGTCCCCGCAGGCGCGGAGCCGGAGGGAGTGCGATGA
- a CDS encoding SDR family NAD(P)-dependent oxidoreductase, which yields MNRFSGRVAYVLGGGSDGPLRPGDALPMGNGRAMAMRLSAEGAHVVVGDLDLGRAEETVAHLPGGSGTAVQVDAADPDSCRAAVAVAMADAGRLDAVVCNVGISGREPIKVQSLEDWDLALDVNVRSHWLTAQAALAPMLEAGAGAFVFVGSTAGMWSSRRSMSYEATKAAQLGVMRHLAVRYAERGIRSNAVVLGNIDSALVRREFGDDGSARRGAVVPMRREGSPEEAAAAVAFLASDDASYVTGQSLVVDGGVSAAWPSPPPVAG from the coding sequence GTGAACAGGTTCAGCGGACGTGTGGCCTACGTGCTGGGCGGGGGCAGCGACGGTCCCCTCCGGCCCGGCGACGCCCTGCCCATGGGCAACGGCCGGGCGATGGCGATGCGGCTCTCCGCCGAGGGCGCCCACGTCGTGGTGGGTGACCTCGACCTCGGCCGGGCCGAGGAGACCGTCGCGCACCTGCCCGGCGGCAGCGGCACGGCCGTGCAGGTGGACGCGGCGGACCCCGACTCCTGCCGGGCCGCCGTGGCCGTCGCCATGGCGGACGCCGGCCGGCTCGACGCCGTGGTCTGCAACGTCGGGATCTCCGGGCGGGAGCCGATCAAGGTGCAGTCGCTCGAGGACTGGGACCTCGCCCTCGACGTCAACGTCCGCTCGCACTGGCTGACCGCCCAGGCGGCGCTCGCCCCGATGCTCGAGGCGGGCGCAGGAGCCTTCGTCTTCGTCGGCTCCACCGCGGGCATGTGGAGCAGCCGGCGCTCGATGTCGTACGAGGCCACCAAGGCCGCACAGCTCGGCGTGATGCGGCACCTGGCCGTCCGGTACGCCGAGCGCGGCATCCGCTCCAACGCCGTCGTCCTGGGCAACATCGACTCCGCGCTGGTGCGCCGGGAGTTCGGCGACGACGGCTCGGCCCGGCGCGGCGCCGTGGTGCCGATGCGCCGCGAGGGCTCCCCCGAGGAGGCGGCGGCGGCCGTGGCTTTCCTCGCCAGCGACGACGCGTCGTACGTCACCGGGCAGAGCCTGGTGGTCGACGGCGGCGTCTCCGCCGCCTGGCCCAGCCCGCCGCCCGTCGCCGGCTGA
- a CDS encoding ABC transporter ATP-binding protein — protein sequence MSSQPQEQGVVVAPERPAAVEIVHLDKSFGGLAAVADVSMRVPEASIYGILGPNGAGKTTVLNMVSGFIRPDSGSITVHGKDVTSLAPYRIAREGVARTYQNIRLFPGLTVLETVVAGAYGQRSSTLLGSLLLSPAERRERRECRDRAAELLERVGVTADHGTLAETLSYGDQRRVEIARALATNPRVLLLDEPTAGMNDVESEAVGQLMLSLRDSGLTLILIEHNMRLVEEFCEEVSVMSSGAILAQGAPTWCLEQDDVKEAYFGKRSDAARIATLRRARRGPGGS from the coding sequence ATGAGCAGCCAGCCGCAGGAGCAGGGAGTCGTGGTGGCGCCGGAGCGCCCGGCCGCGGTCGAGATCGTCCACCTGGACAAGTCGTTCGGTGGGCTGGCCGCGGTGGCCGACGTGAGCATGCGGGTCCCCGAGGCCAGCATCTACGGGATCCTCGGCCCCAACGGCGCGGGCAAGACCACCGTGCTCAACATGGTCAGCGGGTTCATCCGGCCCGACTCGGGGTCCATCACCGTGCACGGCAAGGACGTCACCAGCCTGGCGCCGTACCGGATCGCCCGCGAGGGCGTTGCCCGGACCTACCAGAACATCCGGCTCTTCCCGGGGCTCACCGTCCTGGAGACGGTGGTCGCCGGGGCCTACGGGCAGCGCTCGAGCACCCTGCTGGGCTCGCTCCTGCTGAGCCCGGCGGAGCGCCGCGAGCGGCGCGAGTGCCGCGACCGGGCCGCGGAGCTGCTGGAGCGGGTCGGCGTCACCGCCGACCACGGCACGCTGGCCGAGACGCTCTCCTACGGCGACCAGCGGCGGGTTGAGATCGCCCGCGCGCTGGCCACGAACCCCCGGGTGCTGCTGCTCGACGAGCCGACGGCCGGGATGAACGACGTCGAGTCCGAGGCGGTGGGCCAGCTGATGCTGAGCCTGCGCGACTCGGGTCTGACGCTGATCCTGATCGAGCACAACATGCGCTTGGTCGAGGAGTTCTGCGAGGAGGTGTCGGTGATGAGCTCCGGCGCCATCCTCGCGCAGGGTGCGCCCACGTGGTGCCTGGAGCAGGACGATGTGAAGGAGGCCTATTTTGGCAAGCGATCCGATGCTGCACGTATCGCGACTCTGCGCCGCGCACGGCGCGGTCCAGGCGGTTCGTGA
- the npdG gene encoding NADPH-dependent F420 reductase, with the protein MSAGTEAPDLSGRTIGILGGTGPQGRGLARRFAQAGLTVVLGSRAAEKAQAAAAELAEATGGAVTGAANADAAAAGDVVLVVVPWDGHGELLRDLKPHLDGKVVVDCVNPLGFDKQGPFALKVEEGSATEQAAAILTDSTVVGAFHNVSAVLLEDPEVASIDTDVLVLGDEREATDLVQALADSVPGMRGVYAGRRRNAHQVEALTANLIAMNRRYKAHAGVRITDV; encoded by the coding sequence GTGAGCGCCGGCACCGAGGCGCCGGACCTGTCCGGTCGCACGATCGGGATCCTGGGTGGGACCGGGCCGCAGGGGCGTGGTCTGGCGCGTCGGTTCGCGCAGGCCGGGCTGACGGTGGTGCTGGGCAGCCGGGCGGCGGAGAAGGCGCAGGCCGCGGCGGCCGAGCTCGCGGAGGCGACCGGTGGTGCGGTGACCGGGGCGGCGAACGCGGACGCCGCGGCGGCCGGTGACGTGGTGCTGGTGGTGGTGCCGTGGGACGGTCACGGCGAGCTGTTGCGTGACTTGAAGCCGCACCTGGACGGCAAGGTCGTGGTCGACTGCGTGAACCCGTTGGGGTTCGACAAGCAGGGTCCGTTCGCGTTGAAGGTGGAGGAGGGGTCGGCGACCGAGCAGGCGGCGGCGATCCTGACCGACTCCACGGTGGTGGGTGCGTTCCACAACGTCTCGGCGGTGCTGTTGGAGGACCCGGAGGTCGCCTCGATCGACACCGACGTGCTGGTGCTGGGCGATGAGCGGGAGGCGACCGACCTGGTGCAGGCGTTGGCGGACTCGGTGCCCGGGATGCGGGGGGTGTACGCGGGTCGGCGGCGCAATGCGCACCAGGTGGAGGCGTTGACGGCGAACCTGATCGCGATGAACCGGCGGTACAAGGCGCACGCCGGGGTGCGGATCACCGACGTGTGA